Proteins co-encoded in one Flavobacteriaceae bacterium MAR_2009_75 genomic window:
- a CDS encoding 3-oxoacid CoA-transferase subunit A translates to MISKKVDGVQVALQGVKDDMTFMLGGFGLCGIPENAIAELVRIGVKEITCISNNAGVDDFGLGLLLQKHQIKKMISSYVGENEEFERQMLSGELEVELTPQGTLAEKCRAAQAGFPAFYTPAGYGTEVAMGKETREFNGKMYVLEEAFKADFSFVKAWKGDEAGNLIFKGTARNFNPCMCGAANITVAEVEELVPAGELDPNQIHVPGIFVQRIFQGKNYEKRIEQRTVRERS, encoded by the coding sequence ATGATTTCAAAAAAGGTAGATGGTGTTCAAGTGGCCCTACAGGGCGTAAAAGATGATATGACCTTTATGTTAGGTGGTTTTGGTCTCTGCGGAATTCCTGAAAATGCCATCGCTGAATTGGTAAGAATCGGTGTAAAAGAAATAACATGCATTTCTAATAATGCGGGAGTTGATGATTTTGGTTTAGGACTTCTGTTACAAAAACATCAAATAAAGAAAATGATATCTTCTTATGTGGGTGAAAATGAAGAATTTGAACGTCAGATGCTTAGTGGCGAATTGGAGGTCGAGTTGACTCCGCAAGGTACTTTGGCCGAAAAATGTCGAGCGGCACAGGCAGGTTTCCCCGCATTTTATACACCGGCGGGCTACGGTACCGAAGTTGCGATGGGTAAAGAAACCAGAGAATTTAACGGTAAAATGTACGTTTTAGAAGAAGCCTTTAAAGCCGATTTCTCTTTTGTTAAAGCTTGGAAAGGTGACGAAGCCGGTAATCTTATTTTTAAAGGAACGGCGAGAAACTTTAATCCGTGTATGTGTGGGGCGGCCAATATTACCGTTGCCGAAGTAGAGGAGCTAGTACCTGCCGGAGAATTAGACCCCAATCAGATTCATGTACCGGGTATTTTCGTACAACGAATATTTCAGGGTAAAAATTACGAGAAAAGAATTGAACAGCGTACCGTTAGAGAAAGGTCATAA
- a CDS encoding protein involved in gliding motility GldH — protein sequence MGKYWGAICATVLLFSCNDNLIKSEFRATDNGAWNKDSIYQFTFEKLDTVQKHNMFITVRNDASFPYNNLFLIAELEFPNGETVKDTLEYEMALPDGTWLGKGYGSIKENKLWYRENIVFPGSGVYNLSLSHAMRKNGSVNGVENLKGITDVGFQIEKSN from the coding sequence ATGGGTAAATATTGGGGCGCTATTTGTGCGACAGTCTTACTTTTTTCCTGCAACGATAATTTAATCAAATCAGAATTTCGAGCTACCGATAACGGTGCTTGGAACAAAGATAGCATCTACCAATTTACTTTTGAAAAACTTGATACCGTTCAAAAGCACAACATGTTCATTACGGTTCGTAATGATGCTTCATTTCCATATAACAACTTATTTTTAATTGCCGAACTTGAATTCCCGAACGGCGAAACCGTGAAAGATACCTTAGAGTATGAAATGGCATTGCCTGACGGCACTTGGCTGGGCAAGGGGTATGGTAGCATTAAAGAAAATAAATTATGGTATAGGGAAAACATCGTTTTCCCCGGCTCTGGCGTATATAATTTAAGTTTATCGCATGCCATGCGTAAGAATGGTAGCGTAAACGGTGTTGAAAACCTTAAGGGTATTACAGATGTAGGTTTCCAAATAGAAAAAAGTAATTAA
- a CDS encoding penicillin-binding protein 1A, whose product MAKAAKKKKPTTGFFKYIKWFWILFVGGVLTVALIFLLASWGLLGIDMPEYEYLENPQTNLATEIISSDGKTLGKFYLDDNRTPVPYDSLPNNLVNALIATEDARFYSHSGIDAYGFMRALAYLGSKGGASTITQQLARQLFVGVRSKNKVEAIRQKIMEWVLATRLERQYTKEEIIAMYLNQYDFLNNADGIRSAAKIYFGKEPQELKVEESAVLVGMLKNSSYFNPIRREELVTNRRNTVLGQMAKYDYITEKEKDSLQALKMDINYNPESHREGLATYFRMYLQGFMNDWISKNPKPALEGGRDKWSLWLDGLKIYTTIDSRMQANAEDAVRKHMTKLQAEFFHQNTPDRNPTAPFLDLDKSEINSIMERAMKSSPRWRKMKDEGKSEKDIRASFTKKTEMTVFDWNSDGRERDTIMTPMDSIRYYKTFLRAAMMSMEPQTGHVKAWVGGIDYRHFQYDNVIQGSRQAGSTFKPFVYAAAIDQLRLSPCDELPDTQYCIEAHKHGNPESWCPKNAVGQYSGKMYTLKDALANSVNTVTAQLIDRVGPRSVVSIVKNLGLTREIPEVPSIALGTPDFNVYEMVGAYGAFANQGVYVKPVMVTRIEDKNGTVLYEYVPETKDVLSKDVAYAMVNLMEGVTHGGSGTRLRHSYQKNATEYKEIITGYPYGFTNPIAGKTGTTQNQSDGWFMGMVPNLVTGVWVGGENRSVHFKSITYGQGASMALPIWGMYMKKNYENEDLGISDGAFEKPENLSIRVDCSIVEEDKEENDIEPEDDLEDINF is encoded by the coding sequence ATGGCAAAGGCTGCTAAAAAGAAAAAGCCGACTACAGGGTTTTTCAAATACATCAAATGGTTCTGGATCCTATTTGTGGGAGGGGTGCTTACCGTGGCACTCATTTTTCTACTGGCCTCTTGGGGGCTTTTGGGCATTGATATGCCAGAGTACGAATACCTCGAAAACCCACAGACCAATTTAGCTACTGAAATTATTTCTTCTGACGGAAAGACTCTTGGTAAATTTTATTTGGATGATAACCGCACCCCAGTGCCCTACGATAGTCTTCCGAACAATTTGGTAAACGCTTTGATTGCCACTGAAGATGCACGCTTTTATAGCCATTCAGGTATCGATGCTTACGGTTTTATGCGAGCCCTTGCTTATTTAGGCAGTAAAGGTGGGGCAAGTACCATTACCCAACAGTTGGCAAGACAGTTGTTCGTTGGTGTACGTTCGAAAAATAAAGTTGAGGCCATTCGTCAGAAAATCATGGAATGGGTTCTGGCAACTCGCCTAGAACGGCAGTATACCAAAGAGGAAATTATTGCCATGTACCTTAATCAGTACGATTTTTTGAACAATGCGGATGGTATCAGATCAGCGGCAAAAATCTATTTCGGTAAAGAACCTCAAGAGCTCAAGGTCGAAGAATCGGCAGTGCTGGTGGGCATGCTTAAAAACTCCTCTTATTTCAATCCGATTCGAAGAGAAGAATTGGTGACCAATCGTAGAAATACAGTGTTGGGCCAGATGGCGAAATATGATTATATCACCGAAAAGGAGAAAGATTCATTGCAGGCATTGAAAATGGATATTAATTACAATCCGGAATCGCATAGAGAGGGTCTAGCGACTTATTTTAGAATGTATCTGCAGGGTTTTATGAACGATTGGATTTCCAAAAACCCAAAACCGGCACTTGAAGGTGGTCGTGACAAGTGGAGTCTTTGGTTAGACGGACTCAAAATTTACACTACAATCGATTCTCGCATGCAGGCCAATGCCGAAGATGCCGTGCGTAAGCATATGACAAAGCTTCAGGCTGAATTCTTTCATCAAAATACACCTGATAGAAACCCTACTGCACCCTTTCTCGATTTGGATAAATCGGAGATTAATTCCATTATGGAAAGGGCAATGAAGAGCTCCCCCCGATGGCGTAAAATGAAAGATGAGGGTAAATCGGAAAAAGATATACGGGCCTCGTTTACCAAAAAAACGGAGATGACCGTTTTTGATTGGAACAGTGATGGCCGTGAGCGCGATACGATTATGACACCTATGGATTCAATCCGTTATTATAAGACTTTTCTAAGGGCGGCCATGATGTCTATGGAGCCTCAAACAGGCCATGTTAAGGCATGGGTTGGCGGTATAGATTATCGACACTTTCAATATGATAATGTTATTCAAGGGTCACGACAAGCTGGTTCCACTTTTAAACCTTTTGTTTATGCCGCGGCAATTGACCAGTTGCGGTTATCGCCCTGTGACGAATTGCCCGATACCCAGTACTGTATAGAGGCCCATAAACATGGTAACCCAGAGTCCTGGTGCCCAAAAAATGCTGTGGGGCAGTATTCTGGTAAAATGTACACGCTAAAAGATGCCTTGGCGAATTCGGTCAATACGGTCACGGCACAGCTAATAGACAGAGTAGGCCCCCGATCCGTGGTGTCGATTGTGAAGAATTTAGGACTTACGAGAGAAATTCCTGAAGTACCATCCATTGCTCTAGGTACGCCAGATTTTAATGTATATGAAATGGTGGGGGCCTATGGTGCTTTTGCCAATCAAGGTGTATACGTTAAACCGGTAATGGTTACCCGTATAGAAGATAAAAACGGAACGGTGCTCTATGAGTACGTTCCTGAGACAAAAGATGTGCTTAGTAAAGATGTAGCTTACGCCATGGTTAATCTTATGGAGGGTGTTACTCATGGGGGCTCAGGCACGAGATTACGACATAGTTATCAAAAGAACGCAACGGAGTATAAAGAAATAATTACTGGTTACCCTTACGGTTTTACGAACCCTATTGCGGGTAAAACGGGTACCACTCAAAACCAAAGTGATGGTTGGTTCATGGGTATGGTGCCTAACCTTGTCACAGGTGTTTGGGTAGGCGGCGAAAATAGGTCTGTACATTTTAAATCGATTACCTATGGTCAGGGTGCTTCTATGGCCTTGCCTATTTGGGGTATGTATATGAAAAAGAACTACGAGAATGAAGATTTGGGTATTTCAGACGGTGCTTTCGAGAAACCTGAAAATCTTTCTATTAGGGTCGATTGTAGTATTGTTGAAGAAGATAAAGAGGAAAATGATATAGAACCTGAAGATGATTTAGAAGACATCAACTTCTAA
- a CDS encoding four helix bundle protein, producing the protein MEITQFEDEKRQENLIVKLTFDLALEVVTFSEKIRADNRFEMASQIFRSGTSIGANIREAQNAESKLDFIHKFKISAKEADELKYWLEICNSSEFYPNPKESLMKNLNSTILIISKIISTSKKS; encoded by the coding sequence TTGGAAATTACTCAATTTGAAGATGAGAAACGACAAGAGAATTTAATTGTAAAATTGACTTTTGACTTAGCTCTTGAAGTCGTGACATTTTCAGAAAAAATTAGGGCTGATAATCGCTTTGAAATGGCCTCGCAAATTTTCAGAAGTGGAACTTCGATAGGTGCAAATATCAGAGAGGCTCAAAACGCAGAAAGTAAATTAGACTTTATTCATAAATTTAAAATTTCAGCTAAAGAAGCAGATGAACTTAAGTATTGGCTTGAGATATGTAATTCTTCGGAGTTTTATCCAAATCCGAAAGAAAGCTTGATGAAGAATTTAAATTCTACGATTTTAATTATTTCAAAAATTATATCAACAAGTAAAAAATCGTAA